A window from Desulfotignum phosphitoxidans DSM 13687 encodes these proteins:
- a CDS encoding TRAP transporter large permease, producing the protein MTTELLILTLFFLFMINTPIAIAIGTASLAAIAVQGDFSLMMVVQRMVAGTDSFHLMAVPLFMYAGTLMEKGGISQRLIDFANALTGWLPGGLAAVSIVSAMFFAGISGSAAADTAAVGAVLIPAMKRSGYPSDFSAAVQASGGSLGVVIPPSIPMIIFGFLTGASISRLFAAGILPGLLIGVSLITVSTLVAKKNGYAPGAVFSVRQIIVSFKRAFLALGAPIIILGGILSGIFTATESAAVAVVYALGVSMTVYRQIGIKDLVPIFTQASITASVVMFIIATASVFSWIAAMEDIPAALAGTLLTWTDNPVLLLMMVNLVLLAAGVFVETTAALILLVPMITAMLPALGIDLIQLGVIVVANLAIGMLTPPMGICLIVSASISGDRISAVSRRVVPFLIVLVVDLALICFYPPLTLWLSGLVGSN; encoded by the coding sequence ATGACCACGGAACTGCTGATCCTGACCCTGTTTTTTCTGTTTATGATCAACACCCCCATTGCCATTGCCATCGGCACGGCATCCCTGGCCGCCATTGCCGTGCAGGGAGACTTTTCATTGATGATGGTGGTCCAGCGCATGGTGGCGGGCACAGACTCGTTTCATCTCATGGCCGTGCCGCTGTTCATGTATGCCGGCACACTCATGGAAAAAGGCGGGATTTCCCAGCGGCTCATCGATTTTGCCAATGCCTTGACCGGATGGCTGCCCGGCGGGCTGGCCGCCGTGTCCATTGTGTCGGCCATGTTTTTTGCCGGGATTTCCGGATCTGCGGCCGCCGACACGGCCGCCGTGGGGGCCGTGCTGATCCCGGCCATGAAGCGGTCCGGGTATCCGTCTGATTTTTCCGCCGCCGTCCAGGCCTCGGGCGGGTCCCTCGGGGTGGTGATTCCGCCGTCCATTCCCATGATCATTTTCGGGTTTCTCACAGGCGCCAGCATCTCCCGGCTGTTTGCTGCGGGCATTCTGCCGGGCCTGCTTATCGGCGTGTCCCTGATCACGGTATCCACCCTGGTGGCAAAGAAAAACGGGTATGCGCCGGGGGCCGTTTTTTCCGTGCGGCAGATCATTGTCTCTTTCAAGCGGGCGTTTCTGGCTTTAGGGGCACCCATAATCATCCTGGGCGGAATCCTGTCCGGCATTTTCACGGCCACGGAATCCGCAGCTGTGGCCGTGGTCTATGCCCTGGGGGTGTCCATGACCGTGTACCGGCAGATCGGGATCAAAGACCTGGTCCCCATTTTCACCCAGGCCTCCATCACCGCATCCGTGGTGATGTTCATCATTGCCACGGCATCCGTGTTTTCCTGGATCGCGGCCATGGAAGATATCCCGGCGGCCCTGGCCGGCACGCTTTTGACCTGGACGGACAACCCCGTGCTGCTGCTCATGATGGTGAACCTGGTGCTCCTGGCGGCTGGGGTGTTTGTGGAAACCACGGCGGCCCTGATCCTGCTGGTGCCCATGATCACGGCCATGCTCCCGGCCCTGGGGATCGACCTGATCCAGCTGGGGGTCATCGTGGTGGCCAACCTGGCCATCGGCATGCTCACCCCGCCCATGGGCATCTGCCTGATCGTGTCCGCCTCCATTTCCGGGGACCGCATCAGCGCCGTGAGCCGCCGGGTGGTGCCGTTTCTCATCGTGCTGGTGGTGGACCTGGCCCTGATCTGTTTTTATCCGCCCCTGACCCTGTGGCTGTCCGGCCTGGTGGGGAGCAATTGA
- a CDS encoding nitroreductase family protein: MSLTSAFVNIDPDRCTGCGTCVRVCPSDIISLENRTAHAAPDTDAAKCLVCGHCMAACPESAIHIPALDPSQNRFFAFDLDPAWLAPGTGIPTSDLARLICSRRSCRHYKQTPVEKETLQDLIRLAVFAPSGTNSQAWTFTCLTSRSQVLVLGNAIKDFFKRLNKKAENGLLRKALALVGAKTLDHYYRNYYESVKTAILQMETQNRDRLFHGAPAIILIGSSPGASCPKEDALLAAGNILLGAHTMGLGTCLIGYVVAPMTADRSIQKKLGIPASETIHAAVALGYPKETYQRITGRKRPVIRMI; the protein is encoded by the coding sequence ATGAGTTTAACATCTGCTTTTGTGAACATCGACCCGGACCGGTGCACGGGGTGCGGAACTTGTGTCCGTGTCTGCCCCTCAGACATCATTTCCCTGGAAAACCGCACGGCCCATGCCGCCCCGGACACGGACGCGGCAAAATGCCTGGTCTGCGGCCACTGCATGGCGGCCTGCCCGGAAAGTGCCATCCATATCCCGGCACTGGATCCCAGCCAGAACCGGTTTTTTGCCTTTGACCTGGACCCGGCCTGGCTGGCCCCGGGCACGGGGATCCCCACATCAGACCTGGCCCGGCTCATCTGCTCCAGGCGGTCCTGCCGGCACTACAAACAAACGCCCGTGGAAAAAGAAACGCTTCAGGACCTGATCCGGCTGGCTGTCTTCGCCCCGTCCGGCACCAACTCCCAGGCCTGGACTTTTACCTGCCTGACATCCAGATCCCAAGTTCTGGTCCTGGGAAACGCGATTAAGGATTTTTTCAAACGCCTGAACAAAAAAGCGGAAAATGGGCTGCTGCGGAAAGCCCTGGCCCTGGTGGGCGCCAAAACCCTGGACCACTATTACCGAAACTATTATGAATCCGTTAAAACGGCCATCCTTCAGATGGAGACGCAAAACCGGGACCGGCTCTTCCATGGTGCGCCCGCAATCATTCTTATCGGGTCATCCCCCGGGGCTTCCTGCCCCAAAGAAGATGCCCTGCTGGCGGCCGGCAATATCCTGCTGGGGGCCCACACCATGGGGCTTGGCACCTGCCTGATCGGGTATGTGGTGGCACCCATGACCGCAGACCGGTCCATCCAGAAAAAACTGGGAATCCCGGCATCGGAAACCATCCATGCCGCTGTGGCGTTAGGCTATCCCAAAGAAACCTATCAGCGCATCACCGGCAGAAAGCGCCCCGTGATCAGGATGATTTGA
- a CDS encoding dipeptidase, with protein MIFLTTIIMVLGVSSPAYNCTTTITGRDASADGSVMVSHTDDGMGDARVVYVPAMDHPEGSLRPVFYDNAAMGYLPQWGGSQTHRLVTDTRGPGYRVNNETPSVPLGYIPQVAHTYAYIDANYGIMNEHQVSIGECTDKAKVHPMPEPGKRIFYSSELSRVALERSRTAREAVKLMGELIDTYGYYGTGETLLVADPQEGWVFEMAGYDMNGTDGVWVAQRVPDDGFFVAANQFRIRDIRKDDKDMIYSANIFDVARTKGWWQPEKGLLDWAEVYGDGEFHHPYYSLRRVWRAQSLAAPSLNLLAWVDGPFTRAYPFAVTPDQKLTPQDVFAIHRDNYEGTEFDLTKGLAAGPFGNPNRFEGGAESTMNKEGSLSDLEGDFERPLNIYRCAYAYVNQSRRWLPDLVGGVVWYGADRPATSVLMPFYPAGQGLPDSVQTMDVLTFDRNSMWTAFNYVANYAMLKYEYMIQDIRAEQNRFESRAFGSQQGVEAKAVNLLEDGKKEKAKALLSQYTKGNADEIFEAWWDLSTHLYVKYNDGYINTEDQIAQPVFYPAWWLKAVGYEDGPTSYGNPSGNN; from the coding sequence ATGATATTTTTAACAACCATTATTATGGTGCTTGGGGTTTCATCCCCGGCATATAACTGCACCACGACCATTACGGGCAGGGATGCGTCAGCCGACGGCTCGGTGATGGTGTCCCACACGGATGACGGCATGGGAGATGCCCGGGTCGTGTACGTGCCGGCCATGGATCATCCCGAAGGTTCGCTCAGGCCGGTATTTTATGACAACGCAGCCATGGGGTATCTGCCTCAATGGGGCGGGTCCCAGACGCACCGCCTGGTCACGGATACCCGTGGCCCGGGGTACCGCGTAAACAACGAGACGCCCAGCGTTCCTCTGGGCTATATTCCTCAGGTGGCACATACATATGCCTATATCGATGCCAACTACGGGATCATGAACGAGCACCAGGTTTCCATCGGGGAGTGTACGGACAAGGCCAAAGTCCATCCCATGCCGGAACCGGGGAAACGCATTTTTTATTCCTCGGAACTTTCCAGAGTGGCTCTGGAGCGTTCCAGGACAGCCCGGGAAGCCGTGAAGCTGATGGGTGAACTGATAGATACATATGGGTATTACGGCACCGGAGAAACCCTGCTGGTGGCTGATCCGCAAGAGGGCTGGGTCTTTGAAATGGCCGGATATGACATGAACGGCACAGACGGGGTCTGGGTTGCGCAAAGAGTGCCGGATGACGGTTTCTTTGTGGCGGCCAACCAGTTCCGGATCAGGGACATCCGAAAGGATGACAAGGATATGATTTATTCCGCAAACATCTTTGATGTGGCGCGCACCAAGGGCTGGTGGCAGCCTGAGAAAGGTCTTCTGGATTGGGCCGAAGTGTACGGGGACGGGGAATTTCATCACCCCTATTATTCGTTGCGCCGGGTCTGGCGGGCCCAGTCACTGGCGGCACCTTCCCTGAACCTTTTGGCCTGGGTGGACGGCCCTTTTACCCGGGCGTATCCTTTTGCAGTCACACCTGACCAAAAACTGACCCCTCAGGATGTCTTTGCCATTCACAGGGACAATTACGAAGGCACTGAGTTTGATCTGACAAAAGGGCTGGCGGCCGGACCGTTTGGAAACCCCAACCGGTTTGAAGGCGGGGCCGAAAGCACCATGAACAAGGAGGGCAGCCTGTCTGATCTGGAAGGCGATTTTGAACGTCCCCTGAATATTTACCGGTGTGCTTATGCCTATGTGAATCAATCCAGGCGCTGGCTGCCGGACCTGGTGGGCGGCGTGGTCTGGTACGGGGCCGATCGTCCGGCCACGTCCGTGTTGATGCCGTTTTATCCGGCAGGACAGGGTCTTCCTGATTCAGTACAGACCATGGACGTTCTGACCTTTGATCGCAACAGCATGTGGACGGCTTTCAATTATGTGGCCAATTATGCCATGCTCAAGTATGAGTATATGATTCAGGATATCAGGGCTGAACAGAACCGGTTCGAGTCCAGGGCCTTTGGTTCGCAGCAGGGTGTGGAGGCAAAGGCGGTGAACCTGCTGGAAGATGGAAAAAAGGAAAAGGCCAAAGCCTTGCTCAGTCAGTATACCAAAGGGAATGCAGACGAGATTTTTGAGGCCTGGTGGGATCTTTCAACGCATTTGTATGTCAAGTACAATGACGGGTACATCAATACCGAAGATCAGATTGCCCAGCCTGTTTTTTATCCGGCGTGGTGGCTCAAAGCCGTGGGATATGAGGACGGACCCACATCATACGGTAACCCGTCCGGCAATAATTAA
- a CDS encoding TolC family protein: protein MIDRKQDHTAGGGIFAAQKAWQVVALMGFFLLGQVSTPAFSGESLTFSQALDMMVSRNESVLSAASEVEQKEYEAKATRGLNFPEVTLSGQFVRINDVIDLDLNPIRDVILALHPAVPSAAVPLFHETVQEDTFFKSQLNVTWPVYTGGKISAAQRAADAGVRESAAKLDQTRDTLTSELVKFYYAVRLADQVYQIRREVVDALDQHVFQARRLQEEGFIARTEVLHAQVAQARAERERKASLRDLDLAKIALANILAAKNPVIPVSPLFLLPSVDPEAAFIRQARDHHPAIARIEAVRDRAGENLKAARSERYPTVYLFGTRELYENDLTVLDPAWSIGAGVNVTLFDGGARAGKIAAARNIENQAELMQRKLARDLETLVSSRYQEMMKASEQYDSLQSSVDLAKENIRARNRSFEEGLATSLDVVDAQLSLSETRVERLLAAYNFDVALARLLEACGRGTKFPQYLAGNMMEVEH from the coding sequence ATGATAGACAGAAAACAAGACCATACCGCCGGAGGGGGCATTTTTGCTGCCCAAAAAGCCTGGCAAGTCGTTGCGCTTATGGGTTTTTTTCTTCTGGGTCAGGTATCCACCCCGGCATTTTCCGGGGAATCCCTGACCTTTTCCCAGGCCCTGGACATGATGGTTTCCCGGAATGAGTCCGTTTTAAGCGCGGCTTCCGAGGTGGAACAAAAGGAATACGAGGCAAAAGCCACCCGGGGATTGAATTTTCCCGAAGTAACCCTCAGCGGCCAGTTTGTCCGGATCAATGACGTCATTGACCTGGATCTGAATCCCATCAGGGACGTGATTCTGGCGTTGCATCCGGCCGTCCCTTCAGCCGCGGTTCCCTTGTTTCACGAAACGGTTCAGGAAGACACCTTTTTCAAGTCACAGCTGAACGTCACCTGGCCGGTGTACACGGGGGGAAAGATTTCAGCGGCCCAGCGCGCTGCGGATGCCGGGGTGCGGGAATCAGCGGCAAAACTGGACCAGACCAGAGACACGCTCACCTCGGAACTGGTTAAATTTTATTATGCCGTCCGGCTGGCCGATCAGGTGTATCAGATCCGCCGGGAGGTCGTGGATGCCCTGGATCAGCATGTGTTTCAGGCCCGGCGGCTGCAGGAAGAAGGATTTATTGCCAGAACCGAGGTGCTTCATGCCCAGGTGGCCCAGGCCCGGGCGGAAAGGGAACGCAAGGCATCGCTCCGGGACCTGGATCTGGCAAAAATAGCGCTTGCCAACATTCTGGCTGCAAAAAATCCCGTCATCCCGGTTTCTCCGTTGTTTCTTTTGCCGTCCGTTGACCCGGAAGCCGCTTTTATCAGGCAGGCCCGGGATCACCATCCCGCCATCGCCCGCATCGAGGCCGTGAGAGACAGGGCCGGGGAAAACCTGAAGGCCGCCAGATCTGAACGGTATCCAACCGTATATCTTTTCGGTACCCGGGAACTTTACGAAAATGATTTGACAGTTCTGGACCCGGCCTGGTCCATCGGTGCCGGGGTCAATGTCACCCTTTTTGACGGGGGGGCCAGGGCCGGCAAGATCGCGGCCGCCCGAAACATAGAGAACCAGGCGGAGTTGATGCAGCGCAAACTGGCCAGAGACCTGGAAACCCTGGTGTCTTCCCGCTACCAGGAAATGATGAAAGCCAGTGAGCAGTATGATTCCCTGCAGTCTTCCGTGGATCTTGCAAAAGAAAATATCCGCGCCAGAAATCGTTCTTTTGAAGAAGGCCTGGCCACATCACTGGATGTGGTCGACGCACAGCTCTCATTGTCTGAAACCCGGGTGGAAAGACTGCTGGCTGCTTACAATTTTGACGTTGCATTGGCCCGGCTCCTGGAAGCATGCGGCCGTGGAACAAAATTCCCCCAGTACCTGGCAGGAAACATGATGGAGGTGGAACATTGA
- a CDS encoding ABC transporter permease yields MPANEGRTGFLAVFAREFSHIRQHARYPLAMFVFPLLSFILIWGLFSEPYPRELPVAVVDLDHSKLSRSLIRAVDASPEIRVAFQAADPVEAKNLMLEGAVYAWLHIPKALEKDILEGKGGDVTGFINTQMLLPGSMVSSSLQATVSTLSAGLNIRSRMQGGAMPEKAMDLLDPVRIDRHVLFNPQLNYMYFLSAALCPTFLQIFVLMVTVMALGSEFKNRTAEHWLKTAGGSVWWAITGKLAVYFLCFSLVGLIMLAVIFPGFGVPLRGSCAVLMAGTLILILAYMACALVLVYLFPSLRMALSAASFFSGTAFAFVGITFPVEGMPALGKAWSSLLPLTHYLHLFQEQTLRQAPISLSVPDLLIMLGFVGAGYCLIPFFKRHMTDSRYWGKA; encoded by the coding sequence ATGCCCGCAAATGAGGGCCGAACCGGATTTCTGGCCGTATTTGCCCGGGAATTCTCGCATATCCGGCAGCACGCCCGATATCCTTTGGCCATGTTCGTGTTTCCTTTGCTTTCGTTCATCCTGATCTGGGGCCTGTTTTCCGAGCCCTATCCCCGTGAACTTCCCGTGGCTGTGGTGGATCTGGATCACTCAAAACTGTCCCGTTCCCTGATCAGGGCCGTCGACGCATCCCCCGAGATCCGGGTCGCTTTTCAGGCAGCTGATCCTGTTGAGGCAAAGAACCTGATGCTGGAGGGCGCCGTCTATGCCTGGCTGCACATCCCTAAGGCCCTGGAAAAAGACATCCTGGAAGGAAAAGGCGGGGATGTCACCGGTTTCATCAACACCCAGATGCTGCTTCCGGGAAGCATGGTTTCAAGCAGCCTCCAGGCAACGGTTTCCACCCTGTCCGCCGGCCTGAATATCCGTTCCCGGATGCAGGGCGGTGCCATGCCGGAAAAGGCAATGGACCTTTTAGATCCCGTACGAATCGACCGCCATGTCCTGTTCAATCCCCAGCTCAACTACATGTACTTTCTTTCGGCGGCCCTTTGTCCCACTTTTCTGCAGATTTTTGTCCTGATGGTTACGGTGATGGCTTTAGGCAGCGAATTTAAAAACCGGACCGCAGAACACTGGCTCAAGACGGCCGGGGGAAGTGTCTGGTGGGCGATCACGGGTAAGCTGGCCGTCTATTTTCTGTGTTTCAGCCTGGTGGGGCTGATCATGCTGGCAGTCATATTTCCGGGTTTTGGCGTGCCTTTGCGGGGATCTTGTGCCGTTTTGATGGCCGGTACCCTGATCCTGATCCTGGCCTATATGGCATGCGCACTGGTCCTGGTATATCTTTTTCCCAGCCTGCGCATGGCCCTGAGTGCGGCGTCTTTTTTTTCCGGCACGGCATTCGCGTTTGTGGGCATCACTTTTCCGGTGGAGGGGATGCCGGCCCTGGGCAAAGCCTGGAGCAGTCTGCTTCCTTTAACCCATTACCTGCACCTGTTCCAGGAACAAACCCTGCGCCAGGCCCCGATATCCCTGTCTGTCCCTGATCTGTTGATCATGCTTGGATTCGTTGGCGCAGGCTATTGTCTGATTCCTTTTTTCAAACGCCACATGACGGACAGCCGTTACTGGGGAAAAGCATGA
- a CDS encoding TRAP transporter substrate-binding protein has protein sequence MKKIGLFHLILMLVLMISTTAPAANPFAIKLGVVTKPGAAQNIMAEKFKKRVEARSDGAYTVKIFHSASIGNETEILQQIQMGTIHMGVITGGPFDTFDPIVRVINYPFLFKDHDQADRILDGPLGDEILKSLETSGFKGLCFSENGFRNLTNSKRAVTGPDQVKGLKIRVMSSALHKAIWQALGANPTPMPWPIYTELEQGVIDGQENPLWVMEVYKFYEIQKFMTLTRHVYSPHINVASLNWFNGLPAADQTLITEAAVEAARFQRKDNREKNAARLALVREKGMQVADDPDVDAFRKRVAGLKDLDLYQAPRVQDLLIRMLEAVK, from the coding sequence ATGAAGAAAATCGGTCTGTTTCACCTGATCCTGATGCTGGTGCTGATGATATCCACCACGGCCCCGGCTGCCAACCCGTTTGCCATCAAGCTGGGGGTGGTGACCAAGCCGGGCGCGGCCCAGAACATCATGGCGGAAAAGTTCAAAAAACGGGTGGAAGCCCGGTCAGACGGGGCGTACACCGTCAAAATATTTCATTCCGCGTCCATCGGCAATGAAACGGAAATCCTTCAGCAGATCCAGATGGGCACCATCCACATGGGGGTGATCACGGGCGGGCCGTTTGACACCTTTGATCCCATTGTCCGGGTGATCAACTATCCGTTTCTGTTCAAAGACCATGACCAGGCCGACCGGATCCTGGACGGGCCTTTGGGGGACGAAATCCTGAAAAGCCTGGAGACTTCCGGGTTCAAGGGGCTGTGCTTTTCGGAAAACGGGTTCCGGAACCTCACCAACAGCAAGCGGGCCGTGACCGGGCCGGACCAGGTCAAAGGCCTGAAGATCCGGGTGATGTCTTCGGCCCTTCACAAGGCGATCTGGCAGGCGCTGGGCGCCAATCCCACACCCATGCCCTGGCCCATCTACACGGAACTGGAACAGGGCGTGATCGACGGCCAGGAAAACCCTCTGTGGGTGATGGAAGTATACAAATTCTATGAAATCCAGAAATTTATGACCCTGACCCGGCACGTGTATTCCCCGCACATCAATGTGGCCTCGCTGAACTGGTTCAACGGCCTGCCGGCAGCGGACCAGACATTGATAACAGAAGCGGCCGTGGAGGCGGCCCGGTTCCAGCGCAAAGACAACCGGGAAAAAAACGCGGCCCGGCTGGCCCTGGTCCGGGAAAAAGGCATGCAGGTGGCGGATGATCCGGATGTGGATGCCTTTCGGAAGCGGGTGGCCGGGCTCAAGGATCTGGACCTGTATCAGGCCCCCCGGGTTCAGGATTTGCTGATCCGGATGCTGGAGGCCGTCAAATAA
- a CDS encoding isochorismatase family protein, which translates to MIDRKEENTAVLVVDVQGDFTQLMNGSLAVEGTDQAYLDQVTAETRRLKSLGFPVFATQDWHPADHISFVTMHKGHVPFDVIDLNGTDQILWPPHCIQNTPNAEVLVDNGLLEAIVKKGMDPRYDSYSGFFDDGNHDTGLDALLKTHGITDLIMFGLTTDYCARATAMDARSLGYGVRLIRNLCRGVAPDTTGTAIEKMADVGVVMV; encoded by the coding sequence ATGATAGACAGAAAAGAAGAAAACACAGCCGTCCTGGTGGTAGATGTCCAGGGCGATTTTACCCAACTGATGAATGGCAGCCTGGCCGTTGAAGGCACGGACCAGGCCTACCTGGATCAGGTGACCGCGGAAACAAGGCGGCTGAAATCCTTAGGCTTTCCCGTGTTTGCCACCCAGGACTGGCATCCGGCCGATCATATCTCTTTTGTGACCATGCATAAAGGCCATGTTCCCTTTGATGTCATCGACCTGAACGGTACCGATCAGATCCTGTGGCCTCCCCACTGCATCCAGAACACCCCGAACGCCGAAGTGCTGGTGGACAACGGCCTGCTTGAGGCGATCGTGAAAAAGGGCATGGATCCCAGATATGATTCCTATTCCGGTTTTTTTGATGACGGGAATCATGACACGGGTCTGGACGCTTTGCTCAAAACCCATGGCATCACTGATCTGATCATGTTCGGGCTGACCACGGATTACTGCGCCCGGGCAACGGCCATGGACGCCCGGTCCCTCGGGTATGGGGTCAGACTCATCCGGAACCTGTGCCGGGGCGTGGCCCCGGACACCACCGGAACGGCGATCGAAAAAATGGCTGACGTCGGGGTGGTGATGGTGTGA
- a CDS encoding TRAP transporter small permease → MGMVMALVVALQVVSRYMFNHSLFWSEELARFLLIWLSFLGATVAYCHGVHPGVDSLVRRLPAIWKTGAALAAYLAGAVLFTVMVVSGTQFAWFVRLQIFPATGISKWIIMAVVPASGAIFLVHCLAGICRVFDTEMNEKTEQTG, encoded by the coding sequence ATGGGCATGGTCATGGCCCTGGTGGTGGCTCTCCAGGTGGTATCCCGGTATATGTTCAATCATTCTTTGTTCTGGTCCGAGGAACTGGCCCGGTTTCTGCTGATCTGGCTGTCGTTTTTGGGCGCGACCGTGGCCTATTGTCACGGGGTCCATCCCGGGGTGGACAGCCTGGTGCGGCGGCTGCCGGCGATATGGAAAACCGGGGCCGCCCTGGCAGCGTATCTGGCCGGGGCCGTGCTGTTTACCGTGATGGTGGTCAGCGGCACCCAGTTCGCCTGGTTTGTCCGGCTTCAGATCTTTCCGGCCACAGGGATTTCCAAATGGATCATCATGGCCGTGGTCCCGGCAAGCGGGGCCATTTTCCTGGTGCACTGCCTGGCCGGAATATGCCGGGTGTTTGACACGGAGATGAATGAAAAAACGGAGCAGACCGGATGA
- a CDS encoding HlyD family secretion protein, translating to MRTILEPLIGLLVLIGIVWGLTLYLQEPEIQYIQGEVDATQVNLAVKIAGRVSDVFVKEGEYVQKGTSLLRLDSPEITARLTQASSARKAASAQKDKADAGARSQEVDAAMNLWIQAREAAELAEKTYRRINRLYADGIVPGQRQDEAEARWKAAEAAAAAARSQYDMALEGTRKEDRQAASAMVDQARGAVTEVETYLDETRLKTPLSGEVIHLLADPGEVVNAGYPVVTILDLDDIWITFNIREDHLAGMEMGRVFPVFVPALGDKTFEVKISYIAPLGDYATWRATSASGGFDLKTFELRARPLDLIIGLRPGMSVLVSRKDLPDARK from the coding sequence ATGCGGACAATATTGGAGCCGCTGATCGGTCTTCTTGTCTTGATCGGTATCGTCTGGGGCCTGACCCTGTACCTGCAGGAACCCGAAATTCAATACATACAGGGGGAGGTCGATGCCACCCAGGTCAACCTGGCGGTCAAAATCGCCGGGCGGGTTTCTGACGTGTTTGTGAAAGAAGGGGAGTACGTCCAAAAGGGAACCAGCCTTCTGCGGCTGGACAGCCCGGAAATCACAGCCAGGCTCACCCAGGCTTCCTCGGCCCGAAAAGCCGCTTCCGCCCAAAAGGACAAGGCAGACGCCGGGGCCCGGAGCCAGGAAGTGGACGCGGCCATGAATCTGTGGATACAGGCCCGGGAAGCTGCGGAACTGGCTGAAAAGACATACCGGCGCATCAACCGCCTGTATGCGGACGGCATTGTTCCGGGACAGCGGCAGGATGAGGCCGAAGCCAGGTGGAAAGCCGCTGAAGCCGCAGCTGCTGCGGCCCGTTCCCAGTATGACATGGCGCTGGAAGGAACCAGAAAGGAAGACCGCCAGGCCGCTTCTGCCATGGTTGACCAGGCCCGGGGAGCCGTGACGGAAGTGGAAACCTATCTGGATGAAACCCGCTTGAAAACCCCTTTGAGCGGGGAAGTGATCCATTTGCTGGCTGATCCCGGGGAGGTGGTCAATGCCGGCTACCCCGTGGTCACCATCCTGGACCTGGATGATATCTGGATCACCTTTAATATCAGGGAAGATCACCTGGCAGGCATGGAAATGGGCCGGGTGTTTCCAGTGTTTGTCCCCGCCCTGGGCGACAAAACGTTTGAAGTAAAGATAAGCTATATTGCCCCGCTGGGTGATTATGCCACCTGGAGAGCCACCAGCGCATCCGGTGGATTCGATCTTAAGACGTTCGAACTCAGGGCCAGGCCCCTGGACCTTATCATCGGGCTGCGGCCGGGCATGAGCGTCCTGGTTTCCCGAAAGGACCTTCCCGATGCCCGCAAATGA
- a CDS encoding ABC transporter permease: protein MIRHLFCNIFAELNAIFRDPGVLIIMVGAVVFYSFVYPLPYSSEVLKQVPLSIVDYDRSALSRQLVRMTDASELLRVVSRDPDMEAARRKIQAGRSSGILVIPDGFEKEVLQGRKTTVSAYVDATYFLVYRQAMTGLVTTVRTLSAGIEVSRFKAGGWSNEKALTDRSPLNLISRSLFNSHMGYATYIVPAVLLLLLQQTMLIGIGMLSGTRREHRQEKKAVIPLQGGPLVRILGRTIACMALYLVHIYFFYAVVYQIWDFPLRAGFLDMFVFLLPFLLSVVLLGQFLATFFKSRESSIIMIVWSSMIAVLVSGFSWPVETMPHWIRAVSMLLPSTCGISGGLRMAQMGASFSHVMNEWLCMWGLSLFYLVLAWISTRVLAKVPEKESLTS, encoded by the coding sequence ATGATCAGACACCTGTTTTGCAATATCTTTGCGGAACTGAACGCTATATTCAGGGACCCCGGGGTATTGATCATCATGGTCGGTGCCGTTGTATTCTACTCGTTTGTATATCCTTTGCCCTATTCCAGTGAGGTGTTGAAACAGGTGCCGCTGTCCATTGTTGACTATGATCGTTCAGCGTTGAGCCGGCAGCTGGTGAGAATGACCGATGCGTCGGAATTGTTACGGGTGGTTTCCCGGGACCCGGACATGGAGGCGGCCCGCCGGAAAATTCAGGCAGGCAGATCCAGCGGCATACTGGTCATACCGGACGGATTTGAAAAAGAGGTGCTGCAGGGCCGGAAAACAACGGTGTCCGCCTATGTGGATGCCACCTATTTCCTGGTTTACCGGCAGGCCATGACCGGACTTGTCACAACGGTCCGGACCCTGTCGGCCGGGATCGAAGTGAGCCGTTTCAAGGCTGGAGGTTGGTCCAATGAAAAAGCCCTGACAGACCGGTCTCCCCTCAATCTGATCAGCCGGTCTCTGTTCAATTCCCATATGGGCTATGCCACCTATATTGTCCCGGCGGTTCTGCTCCTGCTCCTCCAGCAGACCATGCTCATCGGCATCGGTATGCTTTCCGGCACGCGCCGGGAACACCGGCAGGAAAAAAAGGCCGTGATCCCGCTCCAGGGAGGCCCCCTGGTCAGAATCCTGGGTCGAACCATTGCCTGCATGGCCCTGTACCTGGTCCATATCTATTTCTTTTACGCGGTCGTGTACCAGATCTGGGATTTTCCTTTGCGGGCCGGATTCCTTGACATGTTTGTGTTCCTGCTTCCGTTCCTGCTGTCCGTGGTCCTGTTGGGGCAGTTTCTGGCCACCTTTTTCAAAAGCAGGGAATCATCCATCATCATGATTGTCTGGAGTTCAATGATTGCCGTTCTGGTTTCCGGATTTTCATGGCCCGTGGAAACCATGCCCCACTGGATCAGGGCGGTTTCCATGCTGCTGCCCAGCACCTGTGGGATTTCAGGCGGCCTTCGAATGGCCCAGATGGGCGCGTCGTTCAGCCATGTCATGAACGAGTGGTTATGCATGTGGGGCTTGAGCCTGTTTTATCTGGTCCTGGCCTGGATCAGTACCCGGGTCCTGGCAAAAGTGCCTGAAAAAGAGTCGTTAACAAGTTGA